In Megalops cyprinoides isolate fMegCyp1 chromosome 25, fMegCyp1.pri, whole genome shotgun sequence, a single window of DNA contains:
- the LOC118771665 gene encoding epiphycan-like → MMKMLVHLILGLFVLKAAVAVPSRHARQVELDTYDSASYDIDLENLNLETQDIYDYSDILTIDEPQIEIGTLAPLVDSYLAPTASLEEGEELLQGPPFSASATSASATSAISEDSGDSGDSGDSGVSVDIEPDRGPTCLLCTCLGGSVYCDDLRLESVPPLPKETTHFYARYNRIKKINKSDFAQMNKLKKIDVTGNQISAIDEDALFGLPALEELVVRENNVAQLPALPASMVLIDASHNRLGRRGIQNEAFKDMHNLMYLYLTDNNIAHIPLPLPDSLRSLHLQNNNIQMMHEDTFCNMKDFNYIRNALEDIRLDANPINLSKTPQAYVCLPRVPVGNLV, encoded by the exons ATGATGAAGATGTTGGTACACCTCATTTTAGGACTCTTCGTCTTGAAGGCGGCAGTGGCCGTGCCCTCCCGACACGCTCGGCAGGTGGAGCTTGACACGTACGACTCAGCCAGCTATGACATAGATCTGGAAAACTTGAACTTGGAGACCCAGGACATCTACGACTACAGTGACATACTGACCATCGATGAACCTCAG ATAGAGATCGGCACTTTGGCCCCCCTGGTGGACAGTTACCTGGCCCCAACCGCCTccctggaggagggggaggagcttcTCCAGGGACCGCCCTTCTCCGCCAGCGCCACTAGTGCCAGTGCCACCAGCGCCATCTCTGAGGACTCTGGGGACTCGGGGGACTCTGGGGACTCTGGGGTCTCTGTAGACATCGAGCCTGACAGGG GACCCACCTGTCTGTTGTGCACCTGCCTGGGGGGGTCAGTGTACTGTGACGACCTGAGGCTGGAGAgcgtgccccccctccccaaagagACCACTCACTTCTACGCCCGCTACAACAGGATCAAGAAGATCAACAAGTCCGACTTTGCTCAGATGA ACAAGCTGAAGAAGATCGACGTGACCGGTAACCAGATCTCGGCCATCGACGAGGACGCCCTGTTCGGCCTGCCTgccctggaggagctggtggtgAGGGAGAACAACGTGGCACAGCTGCCCGCCCTGCCCGCCAGCATGGTCCTCATCGACGCCAGCCACAACAGGCTGGGCAGGAGGGGCATCCAGAACGAGGCTTTCAAG GATATGCACAACCTGATGTACCTCTACTTGACTGACAACAATATCGCCCACATTCCTCTGCCGCTTCCTGACAGCCTGCGCTCTCTGCACCTACAG AACAATAACATCCAGATGATGCATGAGGACACCTTCTGCAACATGAAAGATTTCAACTACATCCGCAATGCACTGGAGGATATCCGACTGGATGCCAATCCCATTAACCTGAGCAAGACTCCACAAGCCTACGTCTGTCTGCCCCGTGTACCTGTAGGAAACCTcgtttaa